The Halostella limicola genome includes the window TCGTCGGAGATCTACTCCGACGGCGGTGCCACCCCCTCGAACGTCGACAGCGACGGCAACCTCACCGGCGTCGAGTTCACCCCGCCCGTCGAGGGGCAGAGCCAGGACGTGGAGAACGGCCGGCCGGACGAGCGCGTGCAGGTCCCCGACGGCGTCGACCTCGACACGCCGGGCTACGAGATCCGCTCGGAGATGAACGACATCGAGACGCCGGACGAGAAGACGTGGTTCATGGAGCTCGACGAGGCGGTCATCGACGACGGCCGCTGCATCCAGTGCGGCACCTGCGTCGCGGCCTGTCCCTCCGACTCCATCGGCATCGGCGACGACGACCTGCCTGAGCTGGTGAAGATGTGCACCGGCTGCTCGCTGTGCTGGGACTTCTGCCCGCGCGGCGGCCTGCGCTACGAGCGGCAGTGGAAGATCACCGGCGGCGACGACAACGTGTCCGGCGCGGGCGACCCCATCACGGAGTTCTCCGCCAGAGTCGAGGAGGCGTGGCGCGACGGCGCGCAGGACGGCGGCGTCGTCACGAGCGTCCTCTCGCACCTGCTGGAGTCGGGCGAGATAGACGGCGCGCTCATCGCCACCGAGTCCGACGAGGACCCGTGGAAGGCGGAGTCGTTCCTCGCGACGAGCCGCGAGGACCTCGTCGAGAACGCGGGGAGCTTCTACAACCAGACGCTGGCGCTCGGCAACCTCGGCCTCGATCGGTGGGAGCACAAGCTTCCGGACAAGGATCCCGAGGACCTCAGCCTCGCGATGGTCGGCACGCCCTGCGAGATCGAGGGGATCCGCGCCCTGCAGGACTTCGACTGGGACTACCAGTCCCAGAACGCCGGCGTCCGCGCCGTCGACTACACGATCGCCCTGATGTGCACGAAGAACTTCAACTACCACCGCCTCATCGGGGAGAAGCTCCAGGAAGAGCGAGACATCCCGCCCGAGGAGATCGGCAAGCTCGACGTGCTCGACGGCGAGATGCGCGTCTACGGCACCGACGGCGACCCCCTCCTCGTCGAGGACGTCGAGGCGTTCCACGACGCCGCGCTCAAGGGCTGCGACGAGTGCGCCGACTTCACGGGCTACTGCGCCGACCTCACCGTCGGCTCCGTCGGGTCGAGCGACGAGTACTCGAGCGTCATCGTCCGGACGGAGCAGGGACTGAAAGCGTGGGAGCTGACGGGGCCCGACCTCGACTATCACGACCTGGAGGACCGCAGCGCCGTCGGCGGCCTGCAGTCCTGGGACAAGAAGAAGGCGTTCGAGTCGCTGGAGCGGCCGTTCGACCCGGACGCCCCGCGGTTCATCGACTACACCGACCACGCGGAGCGGTACGGGACGGAGCTGAACCCGCACGAGGCCGGCCACTGAGTCTGGGCGGACGCGGTGCGGCGGAGCCGTCGGCGCCCGGATAATGTAGGTCATCCTACTGCTCGCCTCCGTTACACTTTTGACCGGCAGCGACGAAGGGCGATCAGACCCTCATGGAGGCCGTCACCGAATGACCGAAGACGCCACCGTCCTCGTCGTGGACGACGAGGACAAGCTGGCGGACATGTACGTGCTCTGGCTCCGGAACGAGTACGACGTCGACACCGCATACGGGGCGCGCGAGGCGATGAACGAACTCGACGAGTCGGTCGACGTCGTCCTGCTGGACCGCCGGATGCCGGGCGTCTCCGGCGACCGCCTCCTCGACGAACTCCCCGAAGACCGGCCGTTCAGCGTGGTCATGATCACGGCGGTCGAGCCCGACTTCGACATCGTCGAGATGCCGTTCGACGACTACCTCTGCAAGCCCGTCCAGCACGACGACCTGACGGCCGCCATCGACCACCAGCTACTCGCCCAGGACCGGCAGGAACCGCTGCGGGAGTACCTGGTCGCGCGCTCGAAGCTCTCCGTGCTCGAAACGGAGATGTCGCCTCACCAGCTGAGCGGCCACGACGCCTACGAGGACCTCCGCGCGACGACCGAGCGCCTGGAGGCGACGCTCCGGCGGTCGATCGCGGACTTCGACGACATCGTCGAGGACTTCCTCGCGATCGACCGGGGCGCGTAGCCCGAGAAAAAGCCTTTAACACCGTGGTGCCGTAGGTCGCGGTAATAATGGTACTCGACGATCTCGGGAGTTCGCTGCGGGGTACGCTCGACAAGCTCCGCGGCAAGTCCCGAATCAGCGAAGAGGACGTCGAGGAGGTCGTCAAGGAGATACAGCGCTCGCTCCTGCAGGCCGACGTCGACGTCTCCCTCGTGATGGACCTCTCGGACAGCATCAAGGAGCGCTCGCTGGAGGAGGAGCCCCCCGCCGGCACGACCGCGCGCGAGCACGTCCTCCGCATCGTCTACGAGGAGATGGTCGACCTCGTCGGCGAGAGCACCGAGCTCCCGCTCGAAGAGCAGACGATCATGCTCGCCGGTCTCCAGGGCTCGGGGAAGACGACCACCGCCGCCAAGATGGCGTGGTGGTTCTCGAAGAAGGGCCTCAAGCCCGCGGTCATCCAGACCGACACCTTCCGCCCCGGCGCGTACGACCAGGCCCAGCAGATGTCCGAGCGCGCGGAGGTCGACTTCTACGGCGACCCCGACAGCGACGACCCGGTCGAGATCGCCCGCGAGGGCCTCGAAGCGACCGAGGAGGCCGACGTCCGCATCGTCGACACCGCCGGTCGCCACGCGCTGGAGGACGACCTCATCGCCGAGATCGAGGAGATCGAGGACGTGGTCGCTCCCGACCGCTCGCTGCTCGTGCTCGACGCGGCCATCGGTCAGGGCGCGAAAGACCAGGCCCAGCAGTTCGAGGAGTCGATCGGCATCGACGGCGTCGTCATCACCAAGCTCGACGGGACGGCGAAGGGCGGCGGCGCGCTCACCGCCGTCAACGAGACGGGCTCCTCTATCGCCTTCCTCGGCACCGGCGAGGAGGTGCAGGACGTCGAGCGCTTCGAGCCCGACGGCTTCATCTCCCGCCTGCTCGGCATGGGCGACCTCAAGCAGCTCACCGAGCGCGTCGAGCGCGCGATGCAGGAGACCCAGGAGGAGGACGAGGAGTGGGACCCCGAGGACATGCTTCAGGGGCAGTTCACCCTCCGGGACATGAAAAAGCAGATGGACGCGATGAACCGGATGGGTCCGCTCGACCAGGTGATGGACATGATCCCGGGCTTCGGCGGCGGCATCAAGGACCAGCTCCCGGACGACGCCATGGACGTCACCCAGGAGCGCATGCGGAGCTTCGAGGTCATCATGGACTCGATGACCGAGGACGAACTGGAGAACCCCCGTCAGATCGGCCAGAGCCGCACCGAGCGCATCGCCCGCGGCAGCGGCCAGCCCGAGGAGCGCGTCCGCGAACTGCTCCAGCAGCACAAGATGATGGAGCGCACCATCAAGCAGTTCCAGGGCATGGGCCAGGGCGACATGGACATGCAGCGCATGATGAAGAAGATGGAGAACCAGGGCGGTGGCGGCGGTGGCGGCGGCATGGGCGGGAACTTCCCGTTCTAAACGACCGTTTTCGCCCCGGGTTCGCTCGCGGCACGAGCGAACCGCTCTCTGCTCACGGGTCGGAGGCCCGTTCGCACGGCCCGCGGGAGCGAAGCTCCCGCGCTGGGCGAAAAATGCCGATCAAGAAAGGCCGGG containing:
- a CDS encoding Coenzyme F420 hydrogenase/dehydrogenase, beta subunit C-terminal domain, which codes for MTDSPDDRLPGVPDTGGDGESVPPADGVRIHRPDAEHRTIPGDQVGPADEGTSEAAAAGTAETADGCSDDDCGCEGGGAEGAADGVRAGEASAGSSEIYSDGGATPSNVDSDGNLTGVEFTPPVEGQSQDVENGRPDERVQVPDGVDLDTPGYEIRSEMNDIETPDEKTWFMELDEAVIDDGRCIQCGTCVAACPSDSIGIGDDDLPELVKMCTGCSLCWDFCPRGGLRYERQWKITGGDDNVSGAGDPITEFSARVEEAWRDGAQDGGVVTSVLSHLLESGEIDGALIATESDEDPWKAESFLATSREDLVENAGSFYNQTLALGNLGLDRWEHKLPDKDPEDLSLAMVGTPCEIEGIRALQDFDWDYQSQNAGVRAVDYTIALMCTKNFNYHRLIGEKLQEERDIPPEEIGKLDVLDGEMRVYGTDGDPLLVEDVEAFHDAALKGCDECADFTGYCADLTVGSVGSSDEYSSVIVRTEQGLKAWELTGPDLDYHDLEDRSAVGGLQSWDKKKAFESLERPFDPDAPRFIDYTDHAERYGTELNPHEAGH
- a CDS encoding response regulator; translated protein: MTEDATVLVVDDEDKLADMYVLWLRNEYDVDTAYGAREAMNELDESVDVVLLDRRMPGVSGDRLLDELPEDRPFSVVMITAVEPDFDIVEMPFDDYLCKPVQHDDLTAAIDHQLLAQDRQEPLREYLVARSKLSVLETEMSPHQLSGHDAYEDLRATTERLEATLRRSIADFDDIVEDFLAIDRGA
- a CDS encoding signal recognition particle protein Srp54; translated protein: MVLDDLGSSLRGTLDKLRGKSRISEEDVEEVVKEIQRSLLQADVDVSLVMDLSDSIKERSLEEEPPAGTTAREHVLRIVYEEMVDLVGESTELPLEEQTIMLAGLQGSGKTTTAAKMAWWFSKKGLKPAVIQTDTFRPGAYDQAQQMSERAEVDFYGDPDSDDPVEIAREGLEATEEADVRIVDTAGRHALEDDLIAEIEEIEDVVAPDRSLLVLDAAIGQGAKDQAQQFEESIGIDGVVITKLDGTAKGGGALTAVNETGSSIAFLGTGEEVQDVERFEPDGFISRLLGMGDLKQLTERVERAMQETQEEDEEWDPEDMLQGQFTLRDMKKQMDAMNRMGPLDQVMDMIPGFGGGIKDQLPDDAMDVTQERMRSFEVIMDSMTEDELENPRQIGQSRTERIARGSGQPEERVRELLQQHKMMERTIKQFQGMGQGDMDMQRMMKKMENQGGGGGGGGMGGNFPF